Proteins from one Alkalinema sp. FACHB-956 genomic window:
- a CDS encoding zinc metallopeptidase: protein MFFHPSMLILIPGMILVWWAQQRVQGTYEKYSQVQSTLGMTGAEVAETILKRMGVNHVSVEPVDGVLSDHYDPSAKAVRLSEVVYGSRSLAAAAVAAHECGHVLQDVEGYQAMNLRAALVPVVNFGSNLGPMLIMGGLMLGALKGFGLGMLAIYIGIVLFASVLVFHLVTLPVEFDASARALRLINEFGILQGEENQGARKVLNAAAFTYVATALYAFLQLLQYILIIMGARRD, encoded by the coding sequence ATGTTTTTCCATCCATCAATGCTCATTCTCATTCCAGGCATGATCCTTGTCTGGTGGGCACAACAGCGCGTTCAAGGTACCTATGAAAAGTATTCCCAAGTGCAATCGACGCTGGGGATGACGGGTGCCGAGGTGGCTGAGACGATTTTGAAGCGTATGGGCGTGAACCACGTTTCTGTTGAGCCGGTAGACGGGGTGCTGAGTGATCATTATGACCCGAGTGCTAAGGCTGTGCGTCTGTCAGAAGTGGTGTATGGGTCACGATCGCTGGCTGCTGCGGCTGTTGCGGCTCACGAGTGTGGTCATGTGCTCCAGGATGTGGAGGGCTACCAGGCGATGAATCTGCGGGCGGCTTTGGTGCCTGTGGTGAATTTTGGGTCTAATTTGGGGCCTATGCTGATTATGGGTGGCTTGATGCTGGGGGCGCTCAAGGGTTTTGGCCTGGGTATGCTGGCGATTTATATCGGGATTGTTCTGTTTGCGTCGGTGTTGGTGTTCCATTTGGTGACGCTGCCGGTGGAGTTTGATGCTTCGGCGCGGGCACTCCGGCTGATTAATGAGTTTGGTATTCTGCAAGGGGAGGAAAATCAAGGGGCGCGTAAGGTTCTGAATGCGGCGGCGTTTACCTATGTGGCGACGGCGTTGTATGCCTTTTTGCAGCTCTTGCAGTACATTCTGATCATTATGGGGGCGCGGCGCGATTAG